The following are encoded together in the Candidatus Dependentiae bacterium genome:
- a CDS encoding type II secretion system protein, translating into MSIFNFNLKSHKSQSSGFILLEIMVALIVLITLSMALGGWYSSALTARMRSDRKAQALILASACIEQCRAQGTIVQKNIPDYFKLHWRLVPDAVLSHFATLTVSVRWSKSEGIELITGIVTS; encoded by the coding sequence ATGTCTATTTTTAATTTTAATTTAAAATCGCATAAAAGTCAATCGTCAGGGTTTATCCTGCTAGAGATTATGGTAGCGCTTATAGTGCTTATAACGTTAAGCATGGCACTTGGTGGCTGGTATAGCAGCGCTCTTACAGCACGTATGCGATCTGACAGAAAGGCGCAAGCACTTATACTTGCAAGTGCCTGCATAGAACAATGTAGAGCTCAAGGAACTATAGTGCAAAAAAATATTCCAGACTATTTTAAGCTCCATTGGCGATTGGTGCCTGACGCTGTTTTGTCTCATTTTGCTACATTGACTGTGTCTGTTAGGTGGTCTAAGTCTGAGGGTATAGAGCTTATTACTGGTATAGTAACCTCATGA